A DNA window from Candidatus Vicinibacter affinis contains the following coding sequences:
- a CDS encoding caspase family protein, giving the protein MNKALLVGINQYDLQPLKGCVNDIQDMSEFLIEKCEFQHKEIRKLTDFRATKAAILKRLKWLIKGASAGDRIYFHYSGHGTQVASRSEDDEIDGMDELICPVDFSFNGESGIENGILDNELHKIFKEIPKGVHFIWVSDCCCSGTLTRAIRRNNNRQSRYLVPPEDLAWRNETAMITGKKITKIGKSVNKLNVAFLSACKDHQEADDDLFENGYNGALTYFLLNILKTPKGHTQNFNQIHKSVQNKLVKAGYSQSPMVDGSKDLLEKTFFNQNQK; this is encoded by the coding sequence ATGAACAAAGCACTGTTAGTAGGAATTAACCAATACGATTTACAGCCATTAAAGGGATGTGTAAATGATATTCAGGACATGTCTGAATTTCTTATTGAAAAATGCGAATTTCAACATAAGGAAATTCGAAAACTGACTGACTTCAGAGCCACTAAAGCAGCCATACTCAAGAGACTCAAATGGTTAATAAAAGGTGCTTCTGCAGGTGATCGCATTTACTTTCATTACAGTGGACATGGCACGCAAGTTGCCTCAAGATCTGAAGACGACGAAATAGATGGAATGGATGAATTAATATGTCCGGTAGATTTTAGTTTCAATGGAGAATCAGGTATAGAAAATGGAATTCTTGACAATGAATTGCATAAAATATTCAAAGAGATACCAAAAGGCGTACATTTCATATGGGTTTCAGACTGCTGTTGTTCAGGAACGCTCACAAGGGCCATCAGAAGAAATAACAATCGTCAAAGCAGATACCTAGTCCCTCCGGAGGATCTTGCATGGAGAAATGAGACCGCCATGATAACTGGAAAAAAAATTACAAAAATTGGCAAATCTGTAAACAAATTAAATGTGGCATTTCTCTCTGCTTGTAAAGATCATCAGGAAGCAGATGACGATCTATTTGAAAATGGGTATAATGGAGCCCTCACATACTTTTTACTTAACATTTTAAAGACTCCAAAAGGGCATACACAGAATTTTAATCAAATACACAAGTCGGTACAAAATAAATTGGTAAAGGCAGGATACTCGCAAAGCCCTATGGTGGATGGATCAAAAGATCTGCTGGAAAAAACTTTTTTCAATCAAAACCAAAAATAA
- a CDS encoding cysteine protease produces the protein MYKQTYGWLPDYPDLRDKYFDTTAKNDKSYLQASDKQSIVHLIKEVENKNKSSQNNIPKVVDHLHRYFPKIEDQGDFNSCTAHAACALVDYFEKRISGECDPKSRLFLYKATRNLLQIKEDVGAFNRITMKAMVLFGIPPERYWPFEKQNLNREPDAFCYAYASNFQAIQYYRLDKYAMKPSLLIMEIKRNLTLGLPLMFGLTLYSNIEECQHGIICYPSEKRKRIGGHALVALGFDDHKSIVNDNGIKTTGAFHVRNCWGESWGESGYGWLPYEYIIQGMTKDWWSIIKHEWINNKLFE, from the coding sequence CACAACAGCCAAAAATGATAAATCTTACCTGCAAGCGTCAGATAAGCAATCTATTGTGCACCTGATAAAAGAAGTGGAAAATAAAAATAAGTCTAGCCAAAATAATATACCTAAAGTGGTAGATCATTTACACCGATATTTTCCTAAGATAGAAGACCAGGGTGACTTCAACAGTTGCACCGCTCATGCCGCTTGTGCTCTGGTAGATTATTTTGAAAAACGTATTTCCGGTGAATGTGATCCTAAATCAAGATTGTTCCTATATAAAGCTACACGTAATTTATTACAAATCAAAGAAGACGTAGGTGCTTTTAACAGGATAACCATGAAAGCGATGGTATTGTTTGGGATACCTCCTGAAAGATACTGGCCATTTGAAAAACAAAATCTCAATCGTGAGCCAGACGCATTTTGTTATGCCTATGCTTCCAATTTTCAGGCCATCCAATATTATCGGTTGGATAAATATGCTATGAAGCCTAGTTTGCTCATCATGGAGATTAAAAGGAATTTAACCTTAGGACTTCCGCTAATGTTTGGGCTGACGTTATACTCCAATATAGAAGAATGCCAACATGGAATCATATGCTACCCATCTGAAAAAAGAAAAAGAATAGGAGGTCATGCTTTGGTTGCACTTGGATTTGATGATCACAAATCCATTGTAAATGACAATGGTATCAAAACAACGGGTGCTTTTCATGTACGCAATTGTTGGGGTGAATCCTGGGGAGAAAGTGGGTATGGGTGGTTGCCATATGAATACATCATTCAGGGCATGACGAAAGATTGGTGGAGTATCATAAAACATGAATGGATAAATAATAAACTTTTTGAATAA
- a CDS encoding DNA/RNA non-specific endonuclease has product MPSILGYRPNFISSLLKVNLPVLNDEQKSDLVSHDDEWEWKYKHYSLAMCKSRKLAFYTASNLNGKLFKSVKRASLFPSGNDEWKNDPRFKNHQWGVELYKAQKSDFDRGHLVKREDTQWGYTINDAKNAALDTFHYSNCAPQLPELNQKKWENLEFYILKKETVQYKLKVNVFTGPVLSLSDPHFITIVDHHQIKLPVLFWKVIYYSGDGKQLKIAAFLMGQETLMRQKGIIGEARTRLLSEHFQNFEDAETYQVNIKTIEQLTGLTFQNAFEPYVDPRPMKILISDIQVKKGLSLYENPMIDEFEYSGISL; this is encoded by the coding sequence ATGCCTTCAATTCTGGGTTATAGGCCAAACTTCATTTCATCTTTATTGAAAGTAAATTTACCAGTATTGAATGATGAACAAAAATCAGATTTAGTAAGTCATGATGATGAATGGGAATGGAAATACAAACACTATAGTTTGGCCATGTGTAAATCCCGCAAACTTGCATTCTATACTGCTTCAAATCTAAATGGTAAACTTTTCAAATCAGTTAAAAGAGCAAGTTTATTTCCTTCCGGAAATGATGAATGGAAAAATGATCCAAGATTTAAAAATCATCAATGGGGAGTTGAATTGTATAAAGCGCAAAAAAGTGATTTTGACAGGGGCCATCTGGTCAAAAGAGAAGATACGCAATGGGGCTATACCATAAATGATGCAAAAAATGCTGCATTGGACACCTTCCATTATTCAAATTGCGCGCCTCAATTACCCGAGCTTAACCAGAAAAAATGGGAAAATTTAGAATTCTATATCTTAAAAAAAGAAACGGTACAATACAAATTAAAAGTAAACGTATTTACCGGCCCGGTTTTGAGTTTGAGTGATCCACATTTTATAACAATCGTTGACCACCATCAAATAAAATTACCTGTTCTATTTTGGAAAGTAATCTATTATTCTGGTGATGGTAAACAGTTAAAAATTGCTGCCTTTCTGATGGGCCAGGAAACCTTGATGAGACAAAAAGGAATCATTGGAGAAGCACGTACAAGATTACTGAGTGAACATTTTCAAAATTTTGAAGATGCGGAAACCTACCAGGTCAATATAAAAACAATAGAACAACTCACTGGTTTGACTTTCCAGAATGCTTTCGAACCCTATGTTGATCCAAGACCCATGAAAATACTCATCAGCGACATTCAGGTTAAAAAAGGTCTTTCTCTGTATGAAAATCCCATGATTGATGAATTTGAGTATTCCGGAATAAGTCTTTAA
- a CDS encoding S8/S53 family peptidase: MKNKFQNIELLVNMGTGSRSLNKSAFLKTLSDEGIQFETKDFCAHEKKIKQKKEIKSSRTKENLDQFENDQRFMFKSNVQDHEINPWDLAHKLKHSMKSVTCFVEPDTVSEFVIQRKINDNEEPSHRSIGKQNDGNFDADWLPHANTIWHLDDAHSQLMSARKEAEQLNSDKLVRIGHLDTGYDPVHPQLPPRLNTKLQRNFILGETPTSAVDPLNKAVLYMPGHGTGTLGILAGGKFVGNGFNDKIGGAPFAEIIPCRISNTVVLIKTSEFAQALNYLSALHKSGEMVHIVSMSMGGAPSQAWADAVNEAYESGILMVSAAGNNYNGLPIRKLVYPARFERVIAACGATFEDAPYYHKKIGEMQGNYGPPKSMNYALAAYTPNTPWAVSVNKSLSFSGAGTSSATPQIAAAAACYLKKYYEEITALPEPWMRVEAVRNALYTSAAKKVNSVPEENDYRSYFGNGILRASDALKITVPKKGKNLIKAKDADVGWFPILSTIFRSVESVTAAPDAQGLNMLNIELAQISYSNAEMNKLMNNDEIDFYNLSKKKKKQLMEFLICIPESSMTLKSFLKNNYKSIISI, translated from the coding sequence ATGAAAAATAAATTCCAAAACATTGAGCTATTGGTCAACATGGGAACCGGCTCAAGGTCATTGAACAAATCCGCATTTCTGAAGACATTGTCAGATGAAGGCATTCAATTTGAAACTAAAGATTTTTGTGCGCATGAAAAGAAAATAAAACAAAAAAAAGAAATAAAATCTTCTAGGACAAAGGAAAATTTAGATCAATTTGAAAATGATCAAAGATTTATGTTTAAATCCAATGTTCAGGATCATGAAATAAATCCATGGGATTTAGCACATAAATTGAAACACTCCATGAAATCAGTCACATGCTTTGTGGAACCTGATACGGTTTCAGAATTCGTCATTCAAAGAAAAATCAACGATAATGAAGAACCATCCCACCGATCCATTGGAAAGCAGAATGATGGAAATTTTGACGCAGACTGGTTGCCTCACGCGAATACCATCTGGCACTTGGATGATGCCCATTCACAACTCATGTCGGCCAGAAAAGAAGCAGAGCAATTAAATTCAGATAAATTAGTCAGGATTGGGCATCTGGACACAGGATATGATCCGGTTCATCCCCAACTTCCGCCAAGACTTAATACAAAACTTCAAAGAAACTTTATTCTAGGGGAAACACCAACTTCAGCTGTAGATCCTTTGAATAAAGCAGTTTTATATATGCCTGGGCACGGTACAGGCACATTGGGTATTTTAGCCGGAGGTAAATTTGTGGGTAATGGATTTAACGATAAAATAGGAGGTGCACCCTTTGCCGAAATAATCCCTTGCAGAATAAGCAACACCGTAGTGCTAATAAAAACCAGTGAATTTGCACAAGCCCTTAATTATTTATCAGCACTTCACAAATCTGGTGAAATGGTTCACATCGTTTCCATGAGCATGGGCGGTGCTCCAAGTCAGGCATGGGCAGATGCTGTAAATGAAGCCTATGAATCAGGTATCTTAATGGTCTCTGCAGCCGGCAACAATTACAATGGACTCCCCATTAGAAAATTGGTTTATCCTGCAAGGTTTGAAAGAGTCATTGCTGCTTGCGGAGCAACTTTTGAAGATGCCCCATATTATCACAAGAAAATTGGGGAAATGCAAGGTAATTACGGCCCACCAAAATCGATGAACTATGCATTGGCTGCTTACACGCCCAACACGCCATGGGCTGTCTCGGTAAACAAATCACTTAGTTTCAGTGGTGCCGGGACTTCTTCTGCAACTCCCCAAATTGCTGCAGCTGCAGCATGCTATCTTAAGAAGTATTACGAAGAAATTACTGCTCTGCCGGAACCCTGGATGCGTGTTGAGGCAGTTCGAAATGCATTGTACACATCAGCTGCTAAAAAAGTAAATTCTGTACCTGAAGAAAATGATTACCGCTCATATTTTGGTAATGGAATTTTAAGAGCTTCTGACGCATTAAAAATTACTGTACCAAAAAAAGGTAAAAATTTAATCAAGGCAAAAGATGCAGATGTAGGCTGGTTCCCAATTTTGTCCACCATATTCAGATCCGTAGAATCCGTTACCGCTGCACCCGATGCCCAAGGACTCAATATGCTAAATATTGAACTGGCACAAATTTCATACTCCAATGCAGAAATGAACAAATTGATGAACAATGATGAAATTGACTTCTATAATTTGAGCAAAAAAAAGAAAAAACAACTAATGGAATTTCTGATCTGCATACCGGAATCATCTATGACCTTAAAATCATTTCTTAAAAATAATTACAAATCAATTATCTCCATCTAA